The window TGCCACATGCTGTAAGAGCAATCCCCATTATAACCACAAGAGCCAAAGCCAGTATTCTTTTTTTTATCATGTTTACCTTCTCCCTTTCTTTAATAAATGATTTGAACAATAAATGATTTGCACATCTAGTAAATGAAATCATTTTATGTGATATAACAATTATAAACAATCAAGTAACGCATTTATAGTTGCAATATATGTAATTAAGTAACAAAACCCACTGTCTTTCATGGATGATTACATGATTTATTACTTGCATATGTTAATCACGGTCAAAATTATAACGGATACACCATTATTGAATGTTGACCATTTAAAATTGCTGATGCTACAATTTTATTAGAGCAGCAAAATGATTTTGATGTGCTAGATATTACAGTTACAAGTTGGGCCACAACTAAATAATTAGGAAAGGGAGGTAGCAGCTATTAAAACTATAGAGAGAAAAAAAAGTCAAAAAAAAGTTCATGGTAAAACGAACACATTAAGACGGCATTGGAATTATAACAAGCAATATTACTTTATGATTATCATACCTTTACTATTTCTTTTAATATTTAAGTATGGACCAATGCTAGGCAATATCATCGCTTTTAGGAGGTACAAGCCAAGCGGGTCAGCTTGGGGCGTTGATTGGGTAGGGTTGAAATACTTTAAGATGTTTATTGGGGATAAGATTTTTTGGAATGCCTTTACCAACACATTGGTGTTAAGTTTTGGTAGTCTTTTAGTGAATATGCCGATAGCTATTATCTTTGCATTGTTGTTTAATGAGTTGAGCCATAAATTCATTAAGCGGGTTGTTCAAAGTTCAACATTCTTTCCTTCGTTACTGTCAACGGTGGTTATTATTGGAATTGCTATTGAAGTCATGTCACCTTCAACAGGCATCATCAACCATCTATTACAGTCAGTAGGTCTCATAAAAGAACCCATATACTTTGTAAATGATCCAAAATATTATAGAATCATATACATTTTGACAGCCACATGGAAATCCACAGGTGCAAATGCCATTATCTACATCGCTGCCCTATCGAATGTGGATTTAACCTTATATGATGCAGCCATGGTTGACGGTGCTAACCGCTGGAAGCAAACATGGCATATTACCTTACCAGCTATGAAAAATGTTATTTCTGTTACATTAATACTAAGTTTAGGTCGGGTATTAACATTAGGTACTGAAAAAACCCTTCTATTAATGACACCCAACAACTCTGGCGTCAGCGAAATCATCAGCACCTATGTGTATAACATAGGTATCGTCGGCAACAACTATAGCTACGCAGCTGCTATAGGACTTTTTAATGCCGCCGTTGGTCTTATCTTGGTGCTGTCTACAAGGGCCATATCAAGGAAAATTGATGATGACGCAATACTATAATAAAATGGAGGTCGCATATGGGAACAGAATTATATAGAAAATCCAAAGGATATAAAATCTTTGGCATTGTTAATGCAGTTGTTTTGATTATTTTTTGCGCCTTATGTTTATACCCGTTTTTGTACACACTTGCATTGTCTTTTAGTAGCCGTGAATTTGTTGAAACTGGCTCCATTGCACTGTTACCAAAAGGATTTAACTTGGCTGCTTATGTAAGGGCCTTTGAAGAGCCTGGTTTCATAAGAGGATTGTTTAACTCCGTGTTTTATACGGTAGCAGGTGCTTTTATATCGGTAACGGTATCATCCATGCTTGCCTTTGCCTTAACCAATAAAGAAGTGAAAGGGAGAAATGTATTTCTTTTAATGGTGATCATTACCATGTTTTTCTCTGGCGGCATTATCCCAAACTTTTTGCTCTTAAAGCAACTTAACCTGATTAACAAAATGTGGTCCCTAATACTGCCAGTGGCCATTAATCCATTTTTCTTTTTGGTCATCTATTCAAATATGATGTCCATACCTACTGAAATGAAAGAAGCTGCCATGATCGATGGCTTATCACCTTTCAAAATTTTTTATAAAATATATTTGCCCCTTTGTCAGGCGACAATAGCTACGGTTACACTCTTCACTTCATTATTTATGTGGAACAATTGGTTTACGGCCAGTATCTATCTCTTTGATCGGGATAAATTTCCTGTCATGCTGGTATTAAGAAACATGATTGTTGGGGGAAATACCACATCAGAAGATATCATTGATACCCTAACCGTATCTTCACAGTCTCTCACATCTGCTGCAACAGTAGTGGTGGCCATACCCATCGTTATTTTATACATGCTCTTATCCAAGTATTTTGAGAAAGGGCTCACATTGGGTGGCGTAAAAGGATAAAAATAAATAAGAAAAGAGGTATTAGATAATGATTAAACAGTTAGTACAACAAATGACACTGGAGGAAAAAGCCTCCTTATGTTCCGGTTCAGACTTTTGGCACACCCAACCCATAGAACGTCTGAATATACCTGCTGTTATGGTAAGCGATGGTCCTCATGGACTTCGTAAACAAGATGACAAGGCGGATCATCTGGCTGTCAATGAAAGCATTAAAGCCGTATGTTTTCCAGCTGGTTGTGCCACGGCTGCATCCTTTGACCGTCAGCTGCTAATGACCATGGGTGAAGCTATTGGAGAATCTTGTCAGGCAGAAAAGCTCAGTGTTGTTCTAGGACCTGCCGTGAACATTAAGCGTTCACCCCTCTGTGGACGAAACTTTGAATATTTCTCGGAAGACCCCTACCTTACGAGTGAAATGGCCACATCTTTTATTCATGGTGTCCAATCCAAAAATGTGGGGACAAGCCTAAAGCATTATGCAGCTAATAATCAAGAGCATCGGAGGATGTCCTCTAGCTCTGAAGTGGACGAACGCACCATGAGAGAAATTTATTTAGCCGCTTTTGAAAAGCCTGTAATGGATGCCAAACCATGGACCGTCATGTGTTCATACAATAAAATTAATGGCACCTACGCTTCTGAGAGTCGAAAATATTTGACAGAAATCCTTCGCGATGAATGGGGCTTTGATGGCTATGTAGTCAGTGATTGGGGCGCAACAGCTGATCGCGTGCAAGGCATTATTGCTGGGATGGATCTCGAGATGCCTTCTAGTGCAGGCATCAATGACAGACGTATTGTTGAGGCTGTCAAAAACGGTGAATTAGACGAAGACCTACTTGATCAAACAGTGGAGCGTATTCTAACCATTAATTATCGGTATCTGGAAAATGCAAAGCCTGATACAAAATGGGATAAGGAAGCTCAACATGCTTTATCTGCTCATTTAGCAGCAGAGTGTATGGTTCTACTAAAAAATGAGGACCATGTTTTACCACTTAGCAAAACAGATGACATTGCCTTTATAGGTGAATTTGCTCAAAAACCTCGTTTTCAAGGGGGCGGCAGTTCTCATATTAACTGTTTCAAAATCACCAGTGCACTTGAAGCCGTGAAAGATATGGCACAAGTAACTTACGCTAAAGGTTATGATTTATTAACAGATACAACCAATGATACACTTATTAAGGAAGCTGTGGCAGCAGCAAAGCAGGCTAAGGTTGCTGTGGTCTTTGCTGGATTACCTGATATCTATGAATCGGAGGGCTATGACCGAACGCATATGGGTTTACCTGACTGTCAAAATGAAGTGATTAGGCGTGTTGCAGAGGCAAATCCCAATACAGTTGTTGTGCTTCATAACGGTTCCCCCGTAGAGATGCCATGGGTAGATGATGTGAAAGGTATCCTTGAAGCTTACCTTGGTGGTCAGGCTGTAGGTTTGGCAACAACCCGCATACTCTTTGGAGAAGCAAATCCTTGTGGTAAGCTACCAGAAACCTTCCCCAAAAAACTAGAAGACAACCCTTCTTATATCTTCTATGGCGGCGAAAAAAACATAGCCGAGTATCGTGAAGGTGTGTTTGTGGGTTATCGCTATTATGATAAAAAGAACATGGATGTATGCTTCCCATTTGGTTTTGGCTTATCTTATACCACTTTTGCATATAGTCATTTAGTCGTAGATAAAGAAACCATTAAGGATACGGAGACAGTTACTGTTTCGGTGGATGTAACGAATACAGGCCATGTAGCCGGTAAAGAGGTGGTACAGCTCTATATTGCAGACCATGAGAGTACGGTTATTCGACCCATAAAAGAACTTAAGGAATTTGAAAAAGTAGCGTTAATGCCAGGCGAAACTAAGACAGTGACATTCTTTTTAGATAAACGTGCTTTTGCCTATTGGAATACACACATTCATGATTGGCATGTAGAAACAGGTACATTTGATATTTTGATTGGTCAATCATCTCAGGACATTCATTGTCGTCAAACCATTGACGTACAATCAACAGTGAAATTACCTGTTGACTATGACATGAACAGTATCTTGCTGGATTTACTATCAGACCCTGATGCAAAAGCTATTATTGAACCCCTCATGTTGGACATGATGAAAAAACTGATGGCACAGGATGAGGATGCAGATAAAGCGGGTAACGAAGCCATCACTTTAGAGATGAGTAAAGCCATGATGCAGTATATGCCTCTTCGGGCCATTGTTAGTTTTGGAAATGGACAGGTTTCACCTGAACAGTTGGCCATGCTACTTAAGAAGATAAATAACCCAGAAGAATAGATTGGAGTTGAAAACATGAAAGCCATTATGTTAATGTACGATTCACTCAACCGCCATTACTTGCCTTGTTATGGTGGGAGTGATGTTAAAGTACCCAACTTTGAGCGCTTAGCAAAAAAGACGGTCACTTTTGACAACTGTTATGCAGGCTCTTTACCCTGTATGCCTGCACGTCGAGAACTGCATACAGGCAGATACAACTTTCTTCATCGAAGTTGGGGACCTGTAGAACCCTACGATGACTCCATGCCAGAGATCCTAAAGAAAAATGGGATATACACCCATATGGTATCCGATCACCAACATTATTGGGAAGATGGGGGTTGTACCTATCACACACGATATAGTTCATGGGAAATAGCAAGAGGTCAAGAAGGTGACCAATGGAAAGGTCAAGTACGTGAACCAGAGGTACCTGATACACTATTTTCAGAAAAAACCAAGTTCATGACATCCTTAATGAAAAAAATGGGTGTAACCAATATTCATAGGCATGATGATATTAACCGTCAGTATTTGGATACGGAAGATAAGATGCCTCAAGCAGTTACTTTTAAGAATGGCCTTGCGTTTATGGAAACCAATCGTGATGATGATAACTGGTTTTTACAAATAGAAACGTTTGATCCCCATGAGCCTTTTTTTGCTCCTGAACGTTTTAAAGACCTGTATCCAGATGTGGATTATGATGGGCCTTTAACGGATTGGCCACCTTATGCACCTGTGGATCAAGGACCTCATGAAATTAACCATGTAAGAAATCAATACAAAGCCCTGTTGTCCATGTGTGATGATTACTTGGGACTTGTGTTAGATATGATGGATAAATACGATATGTGGAAGGATACCATGCTTATCGTGAATACGGACCATGGCTTTCTGTTAGGTGAACACGATTGGTGGGGTAAAGGTGTTATGCCTATCTATAACGAGATTGCCCATACCCCTTTCTTTGTATGGGACCCAAGATTACAGGTGAAGAACGAGCACCGTTCATCTCTTGTACAGACAATTGATATCGCTCCTACATTATTAGATTTCTTTGATGTAAAAATACCCGATTCCATGATGGGTAAACCCTTAAAAGGAGTTATTGCTGATGATTCGCCAGTACGTCAATATGGTTTGTTCGGATTTCACGGCAGCCATATTAACATCACCGATGGCAAGTATCTCTATATGCGTGGTCCTGCTGATAGAAGCAATGCACCTCTTTACGACTATACCCTTATGCCCACCCATATGCGTAGCATGTTTCATGTTAATGAACTACAAAATATTGAATTGGAAGAGCCTTTTGACTTCACCAAAGGCTGCCGAACAATGAAAATAGAAGTAAAAAAAGGTGGCTTTGTCAATCCTGCCCAGTATGGTTCTAAACTATTTGATCTGAGCAAAGACCCTAATCAAACAATAGAGTTGGATAATGATGCCTTAGAGGTTACATGCGTTCAAGCCATGAAAAAAATAATGCAAGCCAATGATGCACCGCCAGAACAATATGTAAGGATGGGTATACCAGAAGACAGGGATTATACGCTGGATTATCATAGACAGCTTAAAAAAGAAATACAAGAATCAGAAGCCATACCAGGCATGGAGCACTATACGTTTGAACTGGGCGCTTATAATCAATTATACACTTTATTGAATACATCGCCTGAAAATAGGAGAGAAAAAATACTGGAAGATTTCAAAAGGAGTTTGGATAGGATAAGTAATAAAAACATAACCCAAGAGGATATTATGGTTTTTGCAAATAAGCTGCCCATTTCATCTGAAGAAAAAGCAATGACAGGGTATTTTTTAGGTATTGCAGGAAGACATAAGTAGTATAGGCCACATCTTGACAGCA is drawn from Vallitalea pronyensis and contains these coding sequences:
- a CDS encoding ABC transporter permease, with the protein product MIIIPLLFLLIFKYGPMLGNIIAFRRYKPSGSAWGVDWVGLKYFKMFIGDKIFWNAFTNTLVLSFGSLLVNMPIAIIFALLFNELSHKFIKRVVQSSTFFPSLLSTVVIIGIAIEVMSPSTGIINHLLQSVGLIKEPIYFVNDPKYYRIIYILTATWKSTGANAIIYIAALSNVDLTLYDAAMVDGANRWKQTWHITLPAMKNVISVTLILSLGRVLTLGTEKTLLLMTPNNSGVSEIISTYVYNIGIVGNNYSYAAAIGLFNAAVGLILVLSTRAISRKIDDDAIL
- a CDS encoding carbohydrate ABC transporter permease; translated protein: MGTELYRKSKGYKIFGIVNAVVLIIFCALCLYPFLYTLALSFSSREFVETGSIALLPKGFNLAAYVRAFEEPGFIRGLFNSVFYTVAGAFISVTVSSMLAFALTNKEVKGRNVFLLMVIITMFFSGGIIPNFLLLKQLNLINKMWSLILPVAINPFFFLVIYSNMMSIPTEMKEAAMIDGLSPFKIFYKIYLPLCQATIATVTLFTSLFMWNNWFTASIYLFDRDKFPVMLVLRNMIVGGNTTSEDIIDTLTVSSQSLTSAATVVVAIPIVILYMLLSKYFEKGLTLGGVKG
- a CDS encoding glycoside hydrolase family 3 C-terminal domain-containing protein; this encodes MIKQLVQQMTLEEKASLCSGSDFWHTQPIERLNIPAVMVSDGPHGLRKQDDKADHLAVNESIKAVCFPAGCATAASFDRQLLMTMGEAIGESCQAEKLSVVLGPAVNIKRSPLCGRNFEYFSEDPYLTSEMATSFIHGVQSKNVGTSLKHYAANNQEHRRMSSSSEVDERTMREIYLAAFEKPVMDAKPWTVMCSYNKINGTYASESRKYLTEILRDEWGFDGYVVSDWGATADRVQGIIAGMDLEMPSSAGINDRRIVEAVKNGELDEDLLDQTVERILTINYRYLENAKPDTKWDKEAQHALSAHLAAECMVLLKNEDHVLPLSKTDDIAFIGEFAQKPRFQGGGSSHINCFKITSALEAVKDMAQVTYAKGYDLLTDTTNDTLIKEAVAAAKQAKVAVVFAGLPDIYESEGYDRTHMGLPDCQNEVIRRVAEANPNTVVVLHNGSPVEMPWVDDVKGILEAYLGGQAVGLATTRILFGEANPCGKLPETFPKKLEDNPSYIFYGGEKNIAEYREGVFVGYRYYDKKNMDVCFPFGFGLSYTTFAYSHLVVDKETIKDTETVTVSVDVTNTGHVAGKEVVQLYIADHESTVIRPIKELKEFEKVALMPGETKTVTFFLDKRAFAYWNTHIHDWHVETGTFDILIGQSSQDIHCRQTIDVQSTVKLPVDYDMNSILLDLLSDPDAKAIIEPLMLDMMKKLMAQDEDADKAGNEAITLEMSKAMMQYMPLRAIVSFGNGQVSPEQLAMLLKKINNPEE
- a CDS encoding sulfatase, which codes for MKAIMLMYDSLNRHYLPCYGGSDVKVPNFERLAKKTVTFDNCYAGSLPCMPARRELHTGRYNFLHRSWGPVEPYDDSMPEILKKNGIYTHMVSDHQHYWEDGGCTYHTRYSSWEIARGQEGDQWKGQVREPEVPDTLFSEKTKFMTSLMKKMGVTNIHRHDDINRQYLDTEDKMPQAVTFKNGLAFMETNRDDDNWFLQIETFDPHEPFFAPERFKDLYPDVDYDGPLTDWPPYAPVDQGPHEINHVRNQYKALLSMCDDYLGLVLDMMDKYDMWKDTMLIVNTDHGFLLGEHDWWGKGVMPIYNEIAHTPFFVWDPRLQVKNEHRSSLVQTIDIAPTLLDFFDVKIPDSMMGKPLKGVIADDSPVRQYGLFGFHGSHINITDGKYLYMRGPADRSNAPLYDYTLMPTHMRSMFHVNELQNIELEEPFDFTKGCRTMKIEVKKGGFVNPAQYGSKLFDLSKDPNQTIELDNDALEVTCVQAMKKIMQANDAPPEQYVRMGIPEDRDYTLDYHRQLKKEIQESEAIPGMEHYTFELGAYNQLYTLLNTSPENRREKILEDFKRSLDRISNKNITQEDIMVFANKLPISSEEKAMTGYFLGIAGRHK